The DNA segment ATCAGGTGTCGGCCAGCGGCTACTATGCATGGTCGGAGAGACCGCCGTCGAAGTGAGCTCGTGAGGAAGCACGGCTGGAACTGGAGATCAAGGCAGCGCATAAGCGGACGCGTCAGACCTGTGGTCCGGATTGGTTGCGGCGCGACCTGGAGGAACACGACGTCCATGTCGGGATAGGGCGGATCAAACGCCTCCGGAAGAAGCTGGGCATATGCTGTAAACAGACAAAGAGGTTCAAGATGACCACTGACTCCAGGCATGTAGCGGAGAACCTGTTGAATCAGTAATTTGAGACATCCAGACCAAATGCCGTATGGGTGAGCGATATCACCTATATCCCGACAGGGGAAGGCTGATTGTATCTGGCCGGACACAAGGATCTCTGTATCGGTGAGACCGTTGGATATGCCATGGGAGAGCGGTTGACGAAGAGCCTGGTGAGTCAATCTCTGTTGAGGGCAGTGGCCGCGAAACGACCGGCAAAGGGGCTGCTTCATCACTCTGATCGGGGAAGTCAGTATTGTTCTTATGAATACCGGAGTTTACTCGAACGGTTTGGGATGAGGGCATCGATGAGTCGGAAAGGGAACTGCTATGACAATGCGCCCATGGAAAGCTTCTGGGGAATGCTCAAGCAGGAACTGGTTAACCACTGCAACTATTGACTATTGATGGTTCACTCTCACATGCGTGAGCCGCATGTGCCTGCTGCGCAATTTACCCTTGATGTCTTTCCCCAACAGACAGACCCCCCTGATGGATGAAACAGTCAGATCACAATGAAGGCACTGCTCCGGCCCCGTTACTGGTCAGGCTCGCCTGAAGATGGCCTGATTCGTATTATCGCAGTCCTATTTCATCTGACGTACTACAATCTGTGTTAAGTTCCTCAGTGATTAATTTCGACAAGTTGCTTCAGATTTTCTAGATATACATCACTTTTTGTCATGGTCTCTTCCACCATTGGCACCAGAAATACGCCAAGTCCCCTTCCCCTAACCTTGCTAATCAGAGTTATTTTCGTTCTATCATTCTCCTGTGCTTGAAAATCGAAGGAGATAGTGGTCTCAACACCCATAATCCGAGTGCTCACGATATGGGAATAAGACCTATCATGTTTGATTACTTCGGCTTCGGAATCTATGGACCAATTGCCTTGCTTCAGAGTCTGAATCAATATCGAGCCTCTTTGTATGGGGCCACCGCCTTTTACTTCTGACTTAGCAATTTGGAGTAACCATTTGGGAAGATTCTCCTGGTTAGTCACGTAATCGAAGAGTCGTTCAGGGGTTTCATTTATGATGATTTCTCTCGTGACTGAAGCCATTTGTTCTCCTTTCGTGACAATTTTTATACGGACATGCATTTTCCCTCACGTCTTTTCCAACCACGGGTCTTATACCCCACCCTACCTATTCTGCCACTTCAAGAGTTGGAATGGCTGGCTGGTAGAAAGACTGGATAGCTTTAAGGGACCATGGAGAGGTGTCGCACTGAATTGCAAGTTCGGACCTAATGGCAGATGGGTACGGCTGGAATTGCGAAGCCTGTTGAGCCA comes from the Dehalococcoidia bacterium genome and includes:
- a CDS encoding SRPBCC family protein, whose amino-acid sequence is MASVTREIIINETPERLFDYVTNQENLPKWLLQIAKSEVKGGGPIQRGSILIQTLKQGNWSIDSEAEVIKHDRSYSHIVSTRIMGVETTISFDFQAQENDRTKITLISKVRGRGLGVFLVPMVEETMTKSDVYLENLKQLVEINH